The Cryptomeria japonica chromosome 2, Sugi_1.0, whole genome shotgun sequence region AGAAAAAGGAGAAATGGGGCATAGTATAGACAGAGCCGGCAAGATAAGAACGTCAGGCATCTGTGGAAATAATGTTAAAAAATATTGATCTGGGCCATGTTTAGACCAGCATAGCACGGCATGCTCAACATATCTTCAGCAATACAAAAGAGAGAGCGAGAGAAATGTTCCAACCACACTTATAAAACCGTGCACTTATCGAGTGCTTTTGTCAGGTCTCTGTTTTGACACTGATCGAGACAGAGTGGGTAACTCGTTATTTCTGTTTTGTTGGGAGTCTGTTTTCGTTCGGCAAATGGACTTCCTTAACGCCCTTAGTGGAGTAGCGGGGGAGGGTGTAAAGAAACTGTTTCAAGAGTTTAAGAACCTAATCAATTTACGCAGCAATGCCGAATGCCTCCGCCAGGACATAGATCGTGTGAAAGGCATAGGAGATGATCTTAAGAATCAGTTAAGTGGTCAAGGCCGACAGCCTAAGCGAGTCGTTAGGAATTGGCTCGACACACAAGAGCGAAACGTCAAATCTGCTGAAGAGGCGCTTCAACAGTACGAACAAAGCAAGGACCGTCGCTTCTGTAAGTGCTGCCCTAACTGTTTGCTTATCCCAAAATCCAGTCGAAAAATCCTTAATTCTCTAGCGGAGATAGATAAGCTTCTGAAGACAAAGGATTCAGATTTTCCCAAGAATGGAGAGCTGGGGGAGCTTCCAGGGGCGCTGGTACAGCCCATGGAGAATGAGCTCGTTGGCAAATTTGTTCACGAGAAGCTGGAGGAGCTGGAGACGTGGCTGCTGAAAGATGATTCTGTTCGTGTTGTTGGAGTCTATGGAATGCCCGGCGTGGGAAAGACGTCCATGCTCAAACACATCAACAATAATGAAAAGGTAGTCAATTTCTTTAAGCTTGTAATTTGGGTTACTGTGTCCAGAGACTCCGATATATCTGATCTCCAGAGGCGCATTTGTGAGAGAATTGAATTGCCTTGGCGATCCAATTCGACCATTGACGAAGCTGCAGGGCTGTTGCAAACGGTCTTCAAGGAGAAGCCACTGCTGCTCATTTTGGACGATGTGTGGAAAAGAATAGATGTTTCCAAATTGGGAATTTCTCTTTCTGATAATAAAATAAAAGTTGTACTGACTTCCAGAGATAAAGAGGTGTGCAGGAGCATGGAAGCAGACAAGATGATTGCAATGAAGCAACTGTCGGAGGAAGATGGTTGGGAGCTTTTCTGCAGAGGAGCCTTCCCAGCCGGCGAGGATCAGAATATGGATAGCGAGATTGAGCCCTTGGCCAGAAGCATTGCAAAGGAATGTAAAGGACATCCCTTGGCCATTAAGACGCTCGCTCGGACAGTGCCGCAGCTTCACAACAGTTCCCCGTCTGAATGGGAATATGTTCTCTATCAGCTAAAGGCGATCGATACCCAATTCTATCGCATTCATGAAGAGATTGTGAGGGAATTATTCAAGCCATTAAAACACAGCTATGATGCTCTGGAATCAGAAGAGCTCAGGCTTTGTTTCCTGTACTTGGCCGCCTACAGAGAAGACGAGGAAATCGACGCGGATGACTTGATACAATTGTGGTTGGCAGAAGGCCTGGTGAAAAGCAGAGAGGAGGGGCGTCACGGTTTTCTTAAGACCTTGGCGAACCGATGCTTGGTTGAGGTTGAGGTTACAGAGGAAAATGGGTATCATATATGGAAAGTGAAAATCCACGATGTGCTCAGAGATATGGCAGTACATGTCGCTGAGGTCGACCAGAATATCCTGTTCCGTGCAGGTCAGAGTTTAACAGAGTTTCCAAAGTCTGCAAGCGCAACATCGGTGAGGATATCAGTGATGCATAACCGCATCAGAATTCTGCCTGAAAGTGTTGATTGCGAGAAGTTAGTGACTCTGTTGTTGAGCTGGAACACAGTTGAGGAGGTCCCAGAGGGCTTTCTGGAGAAGCTGAATATGTTAAAGGTGCTTGGTCTCAGCAACACGCCCATCAAATCCTTGCCGAAGTCCATCCACCAACTGAAGCATCTCCTCTATCTGCAGCTTTCAAATACCCAGATTAAGGTAATCCCTCATCAAATATTTGAGTTGAGTAGACTGCAGTTTTTAGATCTTTCTTTCTCCCCTCTGAAGAATATTCCGTCCATGATAAAAAAGCTGAAAAGTCTCCAAATTCTTAAGTTAGCCCACTGTTATGATTTGGAGTTCGTTTCATGCGACATATCACACCTCACTAGTTTGGAAGAGCTTGACTTGTGGAAGTCGACAATGTTTGGAAATTCACGGGATGTAAGAGTAGGAGGAGAATCAAGGGAAGCTTCCTTGCAAGACGTATGCAAACTCCATCGTCTGAAGCATCTGCGGCTAATCCTCAAATCCCAAATTGAGGAGAAAACAATGGGGAATCTTGTGGAGCTTCAAGAACTTTGGCTTCTTTGGATGCCCGAAGTCCGTCAGACATATCTGCCCACTGACATGCGGGCCATGCACAGCTTGGAGAGGCTCCACCTGTATAATTGTCACGTTAAAGGAACCCCTGATTTGTTCCCAGAATTAAAAAATCTCAAGTACTTAAAGCTGAAGTCTTCTCAAATACTGCTCACTCTTTCTGGAATAGGGTTAGCAAGGCTGTCCAATTTGAATGAAATAGATATTGAGGAATGCCTTCTTCTCACGGAGTTGGGAGAAGATTTTGGGAGGAAAGGTTGCTTTCCGAGGCTGCGCAAGCTCAAACTGTGGATGTTACCTTCTCTGGAGAGTGTGTGTAGTTTTGTCGAAGAAGGGGCTCTTCCCATGTTGCAGACTTTGACTATATTCCGTTGTATGCAAGTTAAAGTACTGCCACCGGGTCTAGATAATCTCAATTCTCTGGAACAGATCAAAGGAGAGAAAGAATGGTGGAATGAAATTAGCTGGCGAAATGAAGAGATGAAGAAACATCTTCATACTAGGTACGTGGAAATCCATGATAACTATCATGTTTAAACCACAGTTTTCCCGTAACTAAGAACCATGAAGTAAATTGCTTGCACGAATTATAGGCTGTTTATTTTGCGAAGTATTGCTTGTGTGTAATTATGTAACAAAAAACTTTATGCAACGAAAAGTTTGTGGAGTTTTCAATTATAGGATCATGTTGTAAGGGATTACTATATGTAATGTTCTAAAACCGTGGTTAGCttttattttgtaaatttaattaattatgttgaagaTATTTCTTTTATGAAGTTGAATAGCTTAAATCGCTAGATCAACAGTTCAATCTATTACAAAAGGGATGCAAGTGATGAAAGATATATCAGTTGTTCATTTTCATTATTCTCGAAATTTGTAGATTATTTGTCATGTGTAGGATCTCTATCACAACTATATGACAAATGATTGCACAAAAATCTGTCTTGATGGCCTCGCTTCTTGTTACGACGTGTGATGACCTCGATTGTTGTTTTAAGATGGAAAGAGAAAGCATTCAATACGTTAATTTTACTCCATAGTCGTGAAAGACAAATCAAAAGTACCTGTAATGTCAATGTACTTTTTGGACTCGGTATTTACCAAAAGTACTTTGACTTAGCATTTAACTATTATTATGATTCCTTCACCAttcataaaatagacaaaaattcTACTTTTTTGTCATCATTACTAGTTGATTTGTAACAACATCAATGTATATTTAAGGCATCTTGGATAAAGGGCTATAGGAGGCATCTGTAGTGGCAATAACCTTTTCCACTATGGCTTCTGATCGAGGCAAGACAAGTATGTGAATTCGATACTTATGAATAGGGTATAGCACTAACATGtttgattttacaataaaatccaCTATAATGGACCTCCAAGAGTATAGGCCCCCTCTATTTTCTACTCCATTCGAGTCCAATATATGTTAGAACACACTTAGGGTACGTTGAAAAGGCTAGGAGAAAATACAAAGGATATTTTCATTGGCAATTGCAACCCCCACTCAATGATCCTTGCTACTATCTAGCATGATGTAAAGTAAAGCCAATAacaaagaagaatatatgaattcaagcaaatGAGTGCATAGAAGTGAATTGACATACACTATGGATGTTAATATTTGAGAGATATCAAATTTCATCATTTCCATCCTCATAAAATTGAATGATCACTAATTTCTATTGTCAAAGGCATGAGCCCCACTCTTTAGCTGATGGTACAAGAGCATCCACGGTTCTTGgcgatcttgcatcaaccaaaagtatttatttctttttgtctttagtTTTGTAGTTCAACGTTTCATtcagcattttcttgcattggctcatcgGACCTTgtagagttggatttttcttgaggacatgatcatcttccttattcctaaaccgcggagcatttggagcattttccagcaagttatcgattTCGGATTACGAGATAATTTTCTAGCATCGAAacctcttggacctatttgcattggtgaatctactagatcccttccgtagcttgcaAAGCTCGGTGCATTTAttctgatgttctttggcgtgtggctgacctttccttttatctgcacttcatcctttggatttttcggacgAATCTCTTTGGCGGAGACGGACCTGTTCGTTTTACACATTTGACCTTTTTCTTCaatatttgatcccttttgggctgaccggatcttcttagatcatataaattattgtaattgagcattataatTCAAATCCTAGGAAGTCAAACATAACATAGAAGGTAAATCCTAGatttagaggtccggagttgaccTGTTCTGTAATTAAGTATGTTTGTAGAAGGCCAGTGAACCAAATTTTGTAACTTGAATGTTACCGGTtatctgtaatcaattttcatgatctaatacattcaattctgcattgcctccatcatatcctcttctttccattgtgtttactccaGCTACctagtccaaattgatctctttgaggtccctcctaaccgatgactgcaccaagtggtatcaaagtgagatttcattctggagattgcattgtcttgagaattttgttgtagggtggcggaatGTGGATCCAACTTACAACTACAAAGGACTGGCATAAAGATGGTGCGgaaaggaaataggaatggtggagcttgtgggaatgtagacccttctATGATAGAAATGTTGTGAGGAATGGAAGCCGTTGAGACAgaccagagaagaggctgacatattgaagatatgagtgaagatgaagaagaagaagcaccgacaaaacaagtagcaaatccaccggtgattgatccagatgaagaaagattcttgagggttttgagtagggcaaatactaaatCACATTTTACCATACcggagtatgatggaaaattggatttagatgaattgatggattggatctcagagatggagaagtattttgatttcgATAACACACAAAGGAAAGAAAGGTAAAATATGCTTgaacccagttgaaaggtcatgcatctctttggtgggaacatttgcaggttgatagacatagaagagataaagagaagatcaaaacatgggagcagatggttgctaagttagaatcaaaatttatgccaactaATCAAGTAAATCTATTTcgaaagttgcagaacttgaaaaagcaaaaggaatctagtgtgaaggagtacaccaaaatATTTTACACGTTGAATATTAGATctagacatgtcgatgatgaggttgaacaagttgcaatatatttgaatggattacggatgtctatacaagatgaactcattttgatcaagttgcaaagtgttgaagaagcttaccagtatgccctgaaagcagaagagaagttgaacaaaaaacATGAGAAGagacatagaggtagaggtggaaggttttctggaggaatatttcaaggaggaagaggatattccggaggaagaggaacctctacaaatcagaacaaggacaaggaagtaagaaaagatggtagttcatatcggaaggatgacagaattttctactagaggagagaacctaTTGGCTACtggaatgagggttttggaaaagatgacagaaggaaagacaagagagtgtttagaggaacttggtataagtgtggaggagaaggacattgtgatttctaatgtaagaagacagagaacacTGGGAGGACAACATTGGTAGATGACAGCCCCACCGGATCAGCTaaaaaactagaagatggagaattgttgatgatgaggagagctttgtgtcataccagaggagatgaagagcgggcttacagaggagaaatttgttcaagaccatatgtaaggtatctagtaattgttgtaaagttgttattgatagtggtagttcaaataacaTTGTTTTAGAAGAGAAAGTGattaagttgaatttggaaagaatgaaacaccctaagccttatcagatagcatggattcaagatgatcatacattgttagtaagtgagcaatgtttagtaaaattaaaaattggaaattatcatgatgaagtcttgtgtaatattatgcctatggagATTTggcaccttttgttgggtagaccttggcagtttgatagacaagcaatacatgatgggagaaagaacatatacactattgtgatgaatgggatgaaacaaaccttgttacccttggaggagcctttgaagagtgaagtctatatgaatggtagaatttgtttggtggatggaatgagacattaGAATGTGTGTTTTGGTTTAGTTTCTAAGAAGGTTGAGCATCTGGAGAATGAAGAAGAACTACTATAGGAGATAAATGAGTTGctaatagagtatgaagacatcatttcggataatgtgcctgatggattaccaccagtgagaagtatcagtcattgcatggacctaattctcggagctagtttgcctaacaaagttgtagACTGGATGAccggtagagaatgaagagttgaatagacaagtgaaggagttgttgaagatagatttgatcaAAGAGAGTTTGAGTCCCTGTACAGtactagtagtattagcacctaagaagaattgagaatggaggatgtgtaccggttccaaagcaataaataagatcatagtgaaatactagtttcctttacctaggatggatgacataatagattgtttgagtagagccaaatactacacaaagatagacttgaagagtggatatcaccatatcagaatcagagaaggagatgagtggaagatagcattcaagacaaattaaggactgtatgaatggttggtgatgccttttgggttgactaatgcactgactactttcatgaggttgatgaacaaGGTATTGAAAAAATTAtcgggtaagtttgttattgtatatttggatgaaattctaattttcaataagacaaaagaggagcatttgttgcatttaagacaagttttgcagaggtttcAAGAGAGAACAAaaattgttgataaatcttaaaaagtgcactttcataaaggaagagttagtctctttgggatttgtgatatctgcggatggattgaagctagaCCCTgataaagtaaaagcaattgttgaatggcatACACTAGAAAACATtcaagaggtaagatcatttcgtggattggctagtttctattggaagtttattagaaatttcaattcagtttgtagtcctatgactgagacaatgaggggagataagaAAGAATTCAAGTGTACCACCGAAGTAAACAAAAATTTTtaaactattgaagcagaaagtgactgaacaGCATGTGTTAGCTTTATTGGATTTCAACAAAGTGTTCCAAGTAGACTGTGATACAAGTGGAAACACAATTGGAGCcgtattgagtcaggaagggagagcaatagtttattttagtgagaagttgaataatTCCTAGAGgaaatatttagtgtatgatcaagaattttataccATAgtccaagccttgaagaaatggagacactacctatttcctaaggagtttgtgttgcatactaatcatcaagccttgcagtatttgaacagtcagagtaagttgaatcagagacatgagatgggtagaattcttgcagcgttacacctttgtgttgaagcatagaagtgggaaatctaataaagttgttaatgcattgagtagaaggagggaTTTTCTGAAAGAGATGAGAGTGagagtattaggatttgaggaattgaagaccttgtataatgatgacctggattttgtagaaccttagagagcatgtagagaactagttatggtagatagaagaaaattagtgcaggagcacctcttcaacaaaaaaatcatggctttgaggatgaagactaggatcatagtggttgtcttagtgtcttgtgtttatgcaagtttcatgtattcaataaagaccccatcatgtaaacccatgtcactaattaggcaatttgataagccattTGGGACAATGtagtcaataggggtagtagaatgtttggttttgtgtttgataggttttttagGATATTTgtttgatccaagtgtgtggatcccaaccttagagagtttgacaactttttgtgcaaaaatgcaacttttgaaagtgcaacttttcaaaatgcggttGATGTAAGCCTCCCAACAGCTCCAACCTCTTCCAAATTcagttggaaaccattggagagttgtataaactTTGTGGAAATGATTCCCAAGGTGGATGGTGGTGTGATTTCAAGAATGAATCAAAAAGACACAAACAAAACTAAGTTTGCCCAAAAATTCTAAGTTTGCAGTGATTGTACATACTTGTATGCCTTGAATTGAGTCACATAATTCATCGAGTAGATGGAGGATTGAATTAGCTTTGATTTGGTGGTGTTATAAGGTTTGATTGTTTTTGTGTAGTAAGAACCCTCCATTTTTTTCACTATAACCtcgaaagtaagggtttggctagggttttacttgaaaatggccatatcttgcatctccttcctgtagaagttaattcctttggtggagtgcaATATTGGTCAGTGTAAATTAAGTTTTTCATGGATTTTTGCAGGGGAGACTTGGTTGTGAGGTGAAAGAAGCAAAACTAggctggcatctctatgtgactaccttaagcaaatttaggatagtcatcataaaaTTTGATAGCGGAGGATTCTAGGCATGCAACCATGTAATTATAGGTTATTCGCCATTCCCCAAATGCTCATAAAGTTTTTTTTGCAGTTTGGGTACCCGTAAtgggggttgctttgtaaattaggcctaatcaccctaattaggtctctaggcttctaaggggttcaaacccttaggttgcagatcttgccaatccattttggggatgagtgtaaatcccaaaagggtatctataatggtgagtagtttgtcaaagtgtgtgGAAGATTTTGGATTTAAGGTCAATTCTCTTGCTAAATAGGACTACTAGCCAAGGGGTagatttccaaaggaggtataaggatttgaagacaaaaccctaaacAAATGCTTGGAAAAATCCTTAGtagtcatgaatggaccaattccaaagCCTCTAATAGCAGGAGTCACCGGTGAGGCATGTTAGAggagttgaagccatttactcatcttgagtaggtgttaggcttgagtagtggagagtagttcaaaaccctaagatgtggagtccttccttgtagggtcatttttgtcatttgaagggtcagaccctaaccttttggacttgtccttaggtgtaaaGAGGCCCCTGCATCAAGTGGTATGAGAACATAGGAGTGTACTTTGGACcagagaagaagacaagatgtcagaagaagagggatcccaagaaatcccatcaaggatgaccaatgttgaGCTAGTTATCTTGGCAAAGAAGCAGATGGCAGAGAGCAGAGCAGTCaggccttgaggaatgaaatggacTAGCTGAAGggaaaagtggagaggggagagagagactctggaggagatgaagaaggggatgaagaggagatccctaggcaggaagaactagaggttcctaTAGACCAGAGACCACTGATGAGTGttctcaagtccatggaaagaagaacaa contains the following coding sequences:
- the LOC131063291 gene encoding probable disease resistance protein At1g61300, with amino-acid sequence MDFLNALSGVAGEGVKKLFQEFKNLINLRSNAECLRQDIDRVKGIGDDLKNQLSGQGRQPKRVVRNWLDTQERNVKSAEEALQQYEQSKDRRFCKCCPNCLLIPKSSRKILNSLAEIDKLLKTKDSDFPKNGELGELPGALVQPMENELVGKFVHEKLEELETWLLKDDSVRVVGVYGMPGVGKTSMLKHINNNEKVVNFFKLVIWVTVSRDSDISDLQRRICERIELPWRSNSTIDEAAGLLQTVFKEKPLLLILDDVWKRIDVSKLGISLSDNKIKVVLTSRDKEVCRSMEADKMIAMKQLSEEDGWELFCRGAFPAGEDQNMDSEIEPLARSIAKECKGHPLAIKTLARTVPQLHNSSPSEWEYVLYQLKAIDTQFYRIHEEIVRELFKPLKHSYDALESEELRLCFLYLAAYREDEEIDADDLIQLWLAEGLVKSREEGRHGFLKTLANRCLVEVEVTEENGYHIWKVKIHDVLRDMAVHVAEVDQNILFRAGQSLTEFPKSASATSVRISVMHNRIRILPESVDCEKLVTLLLSWNTVEEVPEGFLEKLNMLKVLGLSNTPIKSLPKSIHQLKHLLYLQLSNTQIKVIPHQIFELSRLQFLDLSFSPLKNIPSMIKKLKSLQILKLAHCYDLEFVSCDISHLTSLEELDLWKSTMFGNSRDVRVGGESREASLQDVCKLHRLKHLRLILKSQIEEKTMGNLVELQELWLLWMPEVRQTYLPTDMRAMHSLERLHLYNCHVKGTPDLFPELKNLKYLKLKSSQILLTLSGIGLARLSNLNEIDIEECLLLTELGEDFGRKGCFPRLRKLKLWMLPSLESVCSFVEEGALPMLQTLTIFRCMQVKVLPPGLDNLNSLEQIKGEKEWWNEISWRNEEMKKHLHTRYVEIHDNYHV